The following coding sequences lie in one Pseudomonas svalbardensis genomic window:
- a CDS encoding efflux transporter outer membrane subunit, with protein sequence MPRRISRALQTLSVLALTLAISGCIGTGGIAPQGKALEADSLATDEAIQNAAQDAHWPTAQWWQAYDDPQLNRWIDLALQGSPTMAMAAARVRQAKSMAGIAESAESLQINGESTLKRHNWPTDQFYGPGELANTTTWDNNAALGFSYALDLWGRERNATEHAVDMAHMSAAEARLAQLELQNNMVRAYIELSLHYAQRDIVAATLKQQQQILDLAQKRLNGGIGTHFEVSQAETPLPETHRQIDALEEDIALSRNQIAALAGKGPGEGAQLQRPTLSLGAALKLPVSLPAQLLGQRPDVVASRWQVAAQARGIDVAHAGFYPNVDLVGSLGYMATGGGALEFLTGKKLNYSVGPAISLPIFDGGRLRSELGEASAGYDIAVAKYNQTLVNALKNISDQLIRRESMNKQQTFAAESVATAQKTYDIAMIAYQRGLTDYLNVLNAQTLLFKQQKVQQQVQAARLSAHAQLVTALGGGLGAGNDVPKDSQTQAPKTPAILQALNH encoded by the coding sequence GTGCCGCGTCGCATCAGCAGAGCGCTTCAGACGCTCAGTGTTTTGGCTTTAACCCTGGCAATCAGCGGCTGCATCGGTACCGGAGGTATTGCCCCGCAGGGCAAGGCACTGGAGGCCGATTCACTGGCCACCGACGAAGCCATCCAGAACGCTGCACAGGACGCACACTGGCCGACCGCCCAATGGTGGCAGGCGTATGACGACCCGCAATTGAACCGCTGGATCGACCTCGCCCTGCAAGGCAGCCCGACCATGGCCATGGCGGCGGCGCGAGTGCGTCAGGCCAAATCCATGGCCGGGATCGCCGAGTCCGCCGAGTCGCTGCAGATCAATGGCGAATCCACCCTCAAACGCCACAACTGGCCCACCGATCAGTTCTACGGGCCGGGCGAGTTGGCCAACACGACGACGTGGGACAACAACGCCGCGCTGGGCTTCAGCTATGCCCTCGACCTTTGGGGCCGCGAAAGAAACGCCACCGAGCACGCCGTCGACATGGCTCACATGAGCGCCGCCGAAGCGCGTCTGGCTCAGCTCGAATTGCAGAACAACATGGTGCGCGCCTACATCGAGCTGTCGTTGCATTACGCGCAACGGGACATCGTCGCAGCGACCCTGAAACAGCAACAGCAAATTCTCGACCTCGCGCAGAAGCGCCTGAACGGTGGCATCGGCACCCATTTCGAAGTCAGTCAGGCTGAAACGCCGCTGCCGGAAACCCATCGTCAGATCGATGCGCTGGAGGAAGACATCGCCCTGAGTCGCAACCAGATCGCGGCACTTGCGGGCAAAGGTCCGGGGGAGGGCGCGCAGTTGCAACGGCCGACGTTGTCGTTGGGCGCGGCGCTGAAGTTGCCGGTGTCCTTGCCCGCGCAACTGCTCGGCCAACGCCCGGACGTGGTCGCCAGTCGTTGGCAAGTGGCGGCTCAGGCACGGGGCATTGATGTCGCCCATGCCGGGTTCTACCCCAACGTTGATCTGGTCGGCAGCCTCGGCTACATGGCCACTGGCGGTGGAGCGCTGGAATTTTTGACTGGCAAGAAGCTTAACTACAGCGTCGGCCCGGCCATCTCGTTGCCGATCTTCGACGGCGGCCGTTTGCGTTCGGAGCTGGGCGAAGCCTCGGCCGGTTACGACATCGCCGTGGCCAAGTACAACCAGACGTTGGTCAACGCGCTGAAAAACATCTCCGACCAGTTGATCCGCCGTGAATCCATGAACAAGCAGCAAACCTTCGCCGCCGAGTCGGTGGCCACGGCCCAGAAGACTTACGACATCGCGATGATCGCCTACCAGCGCGGGCTCACCGACTACCTCAACGTGCTCAACGCCCAGACGTTGTTGTTCAAACAGCAGAAGGTTCAGCAGCAGGTGCAGGCCGCGCGACTGAGTGCTCATGCGCAATTGGTGACGGCGCTCGGCGGTGGGCTAGGCGCGGGTAACGACGTGCCGAAGGACAGCCAGACCCAGGCACCGAAAACCCCGGCCATTCTCCAGGCCCTCAATCACTGA
- a CDS encoding DUF2165 family protein, with the protein MNDLTTDKLIRYSKVILMTYISFFGLMVIYSNFTDYPSNYEYVGHILSMDTTRENLNLSYRAITSPMLHHRIYWFIITLEVVYTAFCLLGTYHLYRNINTPAAVFHEAKKFAIVGLLIGFFVYYICLQVIGTEWFNMDESASWNAKDWARHIVDFMFPLLIYITLNIER; encoded by the coding sequence TTGAACGACCTTACAACAGACAAACTCATTAGATACAGCAAAGTAATTCTAATGACTTACATAAGCTTCTTTGGCTTAATGGTGATATACAGCAACTTTACCGACTACCCATCCAATTACGAATACGTCGGCCACATCCTCAGCATGGACACCACTCGAGAAAACCTGAACCTGAGTTACAGAGCAATCACTTCACCAATGCTCCATCACCGCATTTATTGGTTCATCATCACTCTGGAAGTTGTTTACACGGCTTTTTGCTTGCTGGGCACCTACCATCTTTATCGAAACATCAATACACCTGCAGCCGTTTTTCACGAAGCGAAGAAATTTGCGATCGTCGGACTATTGATCGGTTTTTTTGTTTATTACATCTGCTTGCAAGTGATCGGCACCGAATGGTTCAACATGGATGAATCTGCAAGCTGGAACGCCAAGGATTGGGCTCGACACATCGTGGACTTCATGTTTCCACTGCTGATTTACATCACGCTCAACATCGAACGCTGA
- a CDS encoding DMT family transporter: MNLSLYLLTVLIWGTTWIALKWQLGVVAIPVSIVYRFGLAALVLFVMLLLSRRLQVMNRRGHLICLAQGLCLFCINFMCFLTASQWIPSGLVAVVFSTATLWNALNARMFFGQKVARNVLMGGALGLLGLGLLFWPEVAGHTASPQTLLGLGLALLGTLCFSAGNMLSSLQQKAGLKPLTTNAWGMAYGAAMLSAWCLVKGIPFDMEWSARYIGSLLYLVIPGSVIGFTAYLTLVGRMGPERAAYCTVLFPVVALNVSAFAEGYQWTAPALMGLVLVMLGNVLVFRKPRAPMVQGNGKLA, translated from the coding sequence ATGAACCTTTCGTTGTATCTGCTGACTGTGCTGATCTGGGGCACCACCTGGATTGCCTTGAAATGGCAACTGGGCGTGGTGGCGATTCCGGTGTCGATCGTCTATCGCTTCGGCCTCGCAGCGTTGGTGCTGTTCGTGATGCTGCTGCTGAGTCGCCGCCTGCAAGTGATGAACCGTCGCGGGCATCTGATCTGTCTGGCGCAGGGATTGTGCCTGTTCTGCATCAATTTCATGTGTTTTCTGACTGCCAGCCAGTGGATCCCCAGCGGTCTGGTCGCGGTGGTGTTTTCCACCGCCACGTTGTGGAACGCACTCAATGCACGCATGTTCTTCGGCCAGAAAGTCGCTCGCAATGTGCTGATGGGCGGTGCGCTGGGGCTGCTTGGGCTTGGCCTGTTGTTCTGGCCTGAGGTGGCGGGCCACACCGCGAGCCCGCAAACCTTGCTCGGGTTGGGCCTGGCATTGCTCGGGACACTGTGCTTTTCGGCGGGCAACATGCTGTCGAGCCTGCAACAGAAAGCCGGACTCAAACCGCTGACCACCAACGCCTGGGGCATGGCCTATGGCGCGGCCATGCTGTCGGCGTGGTGCCTGGTCAAAGGCATTCCGTTCGACATGGAATGGAGTGCGCGTTACATCGGCTCGCTGCTGTACCTGGTGATTCCGGGTTCGGTGATCGGTTTCACAGCCTACCTGACGTTGGTCGGGCGGATGGGGCCGGAACGCGCAGCCTATTGCACCGTACTGTTCCCCGTCGTAGCGCTGAACGTATCGGCGTTTGCCGAAGGCTATCAATGGACCGCGCCCGCATTGATGGGGTTGGTACTGGTGATGCTGGGCAATGTGCTGGTGTTTCGTAAGCCCAGGGCGCCGATGGTGCAAGGGAACGGCAAACTGGCGTGA
- a CDS encoding 2-hydroxyacid dehydrogenase, translating to MKKTVLAFSRITPEMVERLKQDFDVIVPNPKNGDINAQFNEALPHAHGLIGVGRKLGRAQLENAAKLEVVSSVSVGYDNYDVAYFNERGIMLTNTPDVLTESTADLAFALLMSSARRVAELDAWTKAGQWQATVGAPLFGCDVHGKTLGIVGMGNIGAAIARRGRLGFNMPIVYSGNSRKTELEQEFGAQFRSLDQLLAEADFVCLVVPLSEKTRHLISHRELALMKPSAILVNIARGPVVDEPALIEALQNNRIRGAGLDVYEKEPLVESPLFQLKNAVTLPHIGSATHETREAMANRALANLRSALLGERPQDLVNPHVWKH from the coding sequence ATGAAAAAGACCGTCCTCGCCTTCAGCCGCATCACCCCCGAAATGGTCGAACGCCTCAAGCAAGACTTCGACGTCATCGTGCCAAACCCGAAAAACGGCGACATCAACGCCCAATTCAACGAAGCCCTGCCCCACGCGCATGGCCTGATCGGCGTCGGTCGCAAACTCGGTCGCGCACAGTTGGAAAACGCCGCCAAACTGGAAGTTGTCTCCAGCGTCTCGGTCGGCTACGACAACTACGACGTCGCCTACTTCAACGAACGCGGGATCATGCTCACCAACACCCCCGACGTCCTCACCGAAAGCACCGCCGACCTGGCCTTCGCCCTGCTCATGAGCAGCGCCCGCCGCGTCGCCGAACTGGACGCCTGGACCAAGGCCGGCCAATGGCAAGCCACCGTCGGGGCGCCATTGTTCGGTTGCGATGTTCACGGCAAAACCCTGGGCATCGTCGGCATGGGCAACATTGGCGCGGCCATTGCCCGACGTGGACGGCTGGGCTTCAACATGCCGATCGTCTACAGCGGCAACAGCCGCAAGACCGAGCTGGAGCAAGAGTTCGGCGCACAGTTCCGCAGCCTTGATCAACTGCTGGCCGAAGCTGATTTCGTTTGCCTGGTGGTGCCGCTCAGCGAAAAAACCAGACACCTGATCAGCCATCGCGAACTGGCGTTGATGAAGCCGAGCGCGATTCTGGTGAACATTGCCCGCGGCCCGGTGGTGGACGAACCCGCCTTGATCGAAGCCCTGCAAAACAATCGGATTCGTGGCGCCGGGCTGGACGTTTATGAGAAAGAACCGCTGGTCGAGTCCCCCCTGTTCCAACTGAAAAACGCGGTGACATTGCCGCACATCGGCTCGGCGACTCATGAAACCCGCGAAGCCATGGCCAACCGTGCCTTGGCTAACTTGCGCAGCGCTTTACTCGGTGAGCGACCGCAAGATCTGGTGAACCCACACGTCTGGAAGCACTAA
- a CDS encoding LysR family transcriptional regulator, with amino-acid sequence MDTLQNMRAFSYVAEAGSFTAAAVQLDTTTANVSRAVSNLEAHLQTRLLNRTTRRIALTEAGKRYLLRCEQILAYVEEAEAEASDAHARPAGQLKVHTMTGIGQHFVIDAIARYRKTHPDVTFDLTMANRVPDLLDEGYDVSIVLASELPDSGFVSQRLGITYSIVCASPAYVKANGCAQKPSDLLNHACLRLVSPVIPLEKWTFDGPEGQEMVTINSSPFLVNSADAMKTAIISGMGVGVLPVYAAIEGLRNGTLVRVMPNYRSQELNLYAIYPSRQYLDAKIKTWVEYLRGSLPEILAAHQAELVAYELSGSMGGVRVAN; translated from the coding sequence ATGGACACTTTGCAAAACATGCGCGCCTTCAGTTACGTGGCCGAGGCCGGCAGCTTCACCGCCGCCGCCGTGCAACTCGACACCACGACGGCCAACGTTTCGCGCGCGGTCTCCAACCTGGAAGCCCACCTGCAAACCCGCCTGCTCAACCGCACCACCCGACGCATCGCCCTGACCGAAGCCGGCAAACGCTATCTATTGCGCTGCGAGCAGATCCTGGCCTACGTCGAAGAAGCCGAAGCCGAAGCCAGCGACGCCCATGCCCGTCCGGCCGGGCAGCTCAAGGTGCACACCATGACCGGCATCGGTCAGCACTTCGTGATCGACGCCATCGCCCGCTACCGCAAGACCCACCCCGACGTCACCTTCGACCTGACCATGGCCAACCGCGTGCCGGACCTGCTAGACGAGGGCTACGACGTGTCCATCGTGCTCGCCAGCGAGCTGCCGGACTCGGGCTTCGTCTCTCAGCGTTTGGGCATCACCTACAGCATCGTTTGCGCCTCGCCGGCCTATGTAAAAGCCAACGGCTGCGCGCAGAAACCCAGCGATTTGCTGAACCACGCGTGCCTGCGTTTGGTAAGCCCGGTGATTCCGCTGGAGAAATGGACCTTCGACGGCCCGGAAGGCCAGGAGATGGTGACGATTAATAGCTCACCGTTTCTGGTGAACTCCGCTGATGCGATGAAGACGGCAATCATCAGCGGCATGGGGGTTGGGGTTTTGCCGGTGTATGCAGCGATTGAAGGGTTGCGCAACGGTACGCTGGTGCGGGTGATGCCGAATTACCGGTCGCAGGAATTGAATCTGTATGCGATCTACCCGTCGCGGCAGTATCTGGATGCGAAGATCAAGACGTGGGTCGAGTACTTGCGCGGGTCGTTGCCGGAGATTTTGGCGGCGCATCAGGCGGAATTGGTGGCGTATGAGTTGAGCGGGAGTATGGGTGGGGTTCGGGTGGCAAACTGA
- a CDS encoding AraC family transcriptional regulator — MPALETLQVFQALNRSPNARLEHSAELGDGMAAALWSNHHDAQDYEAPSHHTLSCYIAGGTGTFRRDRPGTKGGPDKLCILPAEHQSGWVINGDIRLAHVYFSPEQFALGCVTLLDREPRELQLREATFLDDPAQARRFRQMLTLNWDEPGERVLTSSLAHEMLSHVLLGQVGMREGLRLKGGLAAHQRRQLVEFIDNQLAEAISLGQLAALCALSEYHFARMFRESFGLPPHQYVLSRRLSRARELLRSTLQPLGVIALACGFASASHFTNRFRQALGGTPGEYRQAFLR, encoded by the coding sequence ATGCCTGCACTGGAAACCCTGCAAGTCTTTCAAGCCCTCAACCGCTCGCCCAATGCTCGCCTCGAGCACAGCGCCGAGCTCGGTGACGGCATGGCTGCAGCCTTGTGGAGCAACCATCACGACGCCCAGGATTACGAAGCGCCGAGTCATCACACCCTGTCCTGCTACATCGCCGGTGGCACCGGGACCTTTCGCCGCGACCGACCCGGCACCAAGGGCGGCCCCGACAAGCTGTGCATCCTGCCGGCCGAGCATCAATCGGGCTGGGTGATCAACGGCGACATTCGCCTGGCCCACGTGTATTTCAGCCCCGAACAATTTGCCCTCGGCTGCGTCACGCTGCTGGACCGCGAACCTCGCGAGCTGCAGCTGCGCGAAGCCACCTTTCTGGACGACCCGGCGCAAGCCCGGCGCTTTCGGCAAATGCTCACACTCAACTGGGACGAACCCGGCGAACGCGTGCTCACCAGCAGCCTGGCCCATGAAATGCTCAGCCACGTACTGCTCGGCCAGGTTGGAATGCGTGAGGGGTTGCGGCTCAAGGGTGGACTGGCGGCGCATCAGCGGCGGCAGTTGGTGGAGTTCATCGACAACCAATTGGCCGAGGCCATCAGCCTCGGGCAATTGGCGGCATTGTGTGCGTTATCCGAATACCACTTTGCGCGAATGTTTCGCGAGAGCTTTGGGTTGCCACCGCATCAGTATGTGCTGTCGCGGCGACTGAGCCGGGCGCGGGAGTTGTTGCGCTCGACGTTGCAGCCGTTGGGGGTGATTGCGTTGGCGTGCGGGTTTGCCAGTGCGAGTCATTTCACCAATCGGTTTCGTCAGGCATTGGGGGGAACACCTGGAGAGTATCGCCAGGCGTTTTTGCGGTAG
- a CDS encoding transposase, with the protein MFSCAGIDVSKDTLEVRINPQDVGASHLNTASDFLALIDWLKRYQVSRVLLEATGGYEREVMKALQAAGFEVLRINPRRARDFAKAMGQRAKTDPIDARLLAQFAEVIKSPSNRITSPEQDNLRALVQQRENFVQQQGDDIRRLKTASADTVKPCLRSHIDYLCQAIKSIEKLIRQTAKDLDSDKTARLCSVKGIGLVTAASLMAYLPELGEVGRHEIAALAGIAPYNDDSGKHEGPRHISGGRFAARRAMYMACWVVIQRQPEFKARYDALRRKGKCAKVALIACMRVLLIRLNAMIRDRTEWKQPLA; encoded by the coding sequence ATGTTTTCCTGCGCAGGCATCGATGTTTCCAAAGATACCCTTGAAGTTCGGATTAACCCGCAAGACGTTGGCGCGAGTCACCTCAATACCGCCAGTGATTTCCTTGCGCTGATTGACTGGTTAAAGCGCTATCAGGTCAGCCGCGTATTGCTGGAAGCCACCGGCGGCTATGAGCGAGAGGTCATGAAAGCGCTTCAGGCTGCCGGCTTCGAAGTCTTGCGGATCAACCCTCGCCGAGCCAGGGATTTTGCCAAGGCCATGGGGCAGCGCGCTAAAACCGACCCGATAGATGCGCGGCTGCTCGCGCAGTTTGCCGAAGTCATAAAGTCGCCAAGCAACCGAATCACCAGCCCTGAACAGGACAATTTGCGTGCGCTGGTACAGCAGCGCGAAAATTTTGTTCAGCAGCAAGGCGACGATATACGGCGCCTTAAAACAGCCTCTGCTGACACGGTAAAACCCTGTCTGCGAAGTCATATCGACTATTTATGCCAAGCCATAAAGTCGATAGAAAAGCTGATCCGTCAAACTGCTAAAGACCTGGACAGTGATAAAACGGCCCGTTTGTGCTCGGTCAAGGGTATAGGGCTCGTGACGGCAGCCAGCTTGATGGCCTACTTACCCGAGCTGGGCGAGGTTGGACGGCACGAGATTGCAGCGCTGGCAGGCATAGCCCCCTACAACGACGACAGTGGCAAGCATGAAGGCCCCCGCCACATTAGCGGCGGCAGGTTTGCTGCGCGTCGGGCAATGTACATGGCGTGCTGGGTGGTGATTCAGCGACAGCCTGAGTTCAAAGCGCGGTATGACGCACTGCGTCGTAAGGGCAAATGCGCAAAAGTAGCGCTCATCGCCTGTATGCGCGTGCTGCTGATACGACTGAACGCCATGATCCGAGACCGAACTGAGTGGAAACAACCCTTGGCCTAA
- a CDS encoding TonB-dependent siderophore receptor, translated as MKSRAKSGSVKQWLGTCALSFSALALLPLSVAVAAEAGSARQSAPFSFAMAAKPLPQALSDFSRITGISVVYTDEAPYGINAPALSGQMSAEQAMQRLLSGSGFTFRRTDGHTLVLEPLPTDGALNLGATTITSVADQSMSYQPPPTSSVMRSSALLQEIPQTVNVIPAQVIRDQAPRNLDDALANVSGITQGNTLASTQDSVMTRGFGDNRNGSIMRDGMPIVQGRGMNATVDRVEVLKGPASLLYGIQDPGGVVNMVSKKPELEQYNALTLRGSTYGDGKNGSGGGLDSTGALGDSGLAYRMVLDHEDEDYWRNFGTHRETLVAPSLAWFGESTKLLFAYEHREFLTPFDRGTIIDPRDNHPLDISRERRLDEPFNNMEGRSDLYHFEADHELNDNWKAHFGYSWNRETYDASQVRITAIDTRKGTLTRSMDGTQNAISTDRFTTASLEGNVQLAGMKHDLVFGVDDEYRKIYREDLIRQKSLSTFSYVNPVYGREVAGTTVSPADSAQTDELRSDSLFLQDSIHLTDQWILVAGGRFQEYDQYAGKGVPFKANTDSNGQKWVPRAGLVYRYTDELSFYGSYTESFKPNSTIAPLSGSSTVLDGSVAPEEAKSWEIGAKLDMPGRVTGNVALFDIKKRNVLVANSEGPVTIYSAAGEVRSRGLEVDLSGQLTDRWSMIGSYAYTDAEVTEDPTYKGKKLQNVAKNSGSLSAVYDFGTIIGGDQLRVGAGARYVGERAGNAVNDFDLPSYTVADAFATYDTKVEGQKVKFQLNVKNLFDRTYYTSAASRFFVSMGDSRQVSLSSTLEF; from the coding sequence ATGAAGTCCAGGGCAAAATCGGGTTCGGTCAAACAATGGTTGGGTACGTGTGCCTTGAGCTTTTCGGCGCTGGCATTGCTGCCGTTGAGTGTGGCGGTGGCGGCTGAGGCCGGCAGTGCCCGACAGAGTGCGCCGTTCAGCTTCGCGATGGCCGCCAAACCGCTGCCCCAGGCCTTGAGTGACTTCAGCCGGATCACTGGCATCAGCGTGGTCTACACCGATGAGGCACCTTACGGCATCAACGCTCCAGCGCTCAGCGGACAGATGAGTGCTGAGCAGGCAATGCAGCGTTTGCTCAGCGGTTCGGGGTTCACCTTCCGTCGCACCGACGGCCATACATTGGTGCTGGAGCCGTTGCCTACCGATGGCGCCTTGAACCTGGGCGCGACCACCATCACCTCGGTGGCCGATCAATCCATGAGCTATCAGCCACCGCCTACCAGTTCGGTGATGCGCTCATCGGCCTTGCTTCAGGAAATCCCCCAGACCGTCAACGTGATCCCGGCGCAGGTTATTCGCGATCAGGCGCCGCGCAATTTGGATGACGCGTTGGCCAACGTCAGCGGCATTACTCAAGGCAACACACTGGCGAGCACTCAGGACTCGGTGATGACTCGCGGCTTCGGCGACAACCGTAACGGCTCGATCATGCGCGACGGCATGCCGATCGTGCAGGGCCGTGGCATGAATGCGACCGTGGACCGGGTCGAAGTCCTCAAGGGCCCGGCCTCGCTTCTTTACGGCATTCAAGACCCGGGTGGCGTGGTCAACATGGTCAGCAAAAAGCCCGAGCTTGAGCAGTACAATGCGTTGACCCTGCGTGGCTCGACCTATGGCGACGGCAAAAACGGCAGCGGTGGCGGTCTCGACAGCACCGGCGCGTTGGGTGATTCCGGTTTGGCCTATCGCATGGTCCTGGACCACGAAGACGAAGATTACTGGCGCAACTTCGGTACTCACCGCGAGACATTGGTAGCACCGTCACTGGCCTGGTTCGGCGAAAGCACCAAGCTGCTGTTTGCTTACGAACACCGCGAGTTTCTGACCCCGTTCGACCGTGGCACGATCATCGACCCGCGTGACAATCATCCGCTGGACATCTCCCGCGAGCGTCGCCTCGACGAGCCGTTCAACAACATGGAAGGCCGCTCGGACCTCTATCACTTCGAGGCCGATCACGAGCTCAACGACAATTGGAAAGCGCACTTCGGCTACAGCTGGAACCGCGAAACCTACGATGCCAGTCAGGTGCGCATCACCGCCATCGACACCAGGAAAGGCACCCTGACCCGCAGCATGGACGGCACTCAGAACGCGATCAGCACCGACCGCTTCACCACTGCCAGCCTTGAAGGCAATGTCCAGCTCGCGGGGATGAAGCATGACCTGGTGTTCGGCGTTGATGATGAGTACCGCAAGATTTACCGCGAAGACCTGATCCGTCAGAAAAGCCTGAGTACCTTTAGTTACGTCAACCCGGTCTACGGTCGCGAAGTCGCCGGCACCACGGTCAGCCCGGCCGACAGCGCGCAGACCGACGAACTGCGCAGCGATTCGTTGTTTTTGCAGGACTCGATTCACCTGACCGATCAATGGATTCTGGTGGCCGGCGGGCGCTTCCAGGAATACGACCAGTACGCCGGCAAAGGCGTACCGTTCAAGGCCAACACCGACAGCAACGGCCAGAAATGGGTGCCTCGCGCAGGCCTGGTGTATCGCTACACCGATGAACTGTCGTTCTACGGCAGCTACACCGAGTCGTTCAAACCCAACTCGACCATCGCGCCGTTGAGCGGCAGCAGCACCGTGCTGGACGGCAGCGTCGCGCCGGAAGAAGCCAAGTCCTGGGAAATCGGCGCCAAGCTCGACATGCCGGGCCGCGTCACCGGTAACGTCGCGCTGTTCGACATCAAAAAACGCAACGTGCTGGTGGCCAACTCCGAAGGTCCGGTGACGATCTACAGCGCCGCCGGTGAAGTGCGTTCCCGTGGTCTGGAAGTGGACTTGAGCGGGCAGCTGACTGATCGCTGGAGCATGATCGGCAGCTATGCCTACACCGACGCTGAAGTCACTGAAGACCCGACCTACAAAGGCAAGAAACTGCAAAACGTCGCCAAGAACAGCGGCTCGCTGTCGGCGGTTTATGACTTTGGCACTATCATCGGTGGTGACCAACTGCGGGTTGGCGCGGGTGCGCGGTATGTCGGTGAGCGAGCGGGTAACGCTGTGAACGATTTCGACCTGCCGAGCTACACCGTGGCCGATGCGTTCGCCACGTACGACACCAAAGTCGAGGGGCAGAAGGTCAAGTTCCAGCTCAACGTGAAGAACCTGTTTGACCGCACCTACTACACCTCGGCGGCGAGCCGGTTCTTTGTGTCGATGGGGGATTCGCGGCAGGTGTCCTTGTCCAGCACGTTGGAGTTCTGA